The nucleotide sequence GATGCTCGGGGTTGGTGCCCTGGGACGTAAAATGAATTTCAAAATCTTCCTTTTTTGTTTTTTGAAGAAGTAGTATAAATGCGATCAAACTGAAAGGAATGATCGATATTATACCGACACGATAAATGACTATACCCAAATCAGTCCATGAGACCCCAGTCCAGCCTATCCATATTGTTCTGCATAAAAAAATATTGATAGTAACGAATAAGAGAATGATAAAATACCAAATCAGTGCTCCATAACGAGTTTGAGAAATACTCCATTTAGTACGATAATACATACCAAAGTAATATTCCAAGGAGAAAACGGATGCAGATGCCACAATAGCGTAACTGAGTATTCTGAGAAAGCCATTGAACGTATATCCATGCGTGATATCACCAAATGGTTGAAA is from Marinobacter alexandrii and encodes:
- a CDS encoding LytTR family DNA-binding domain-containing protein; translation: MKFPILYIPNNSTLIKVCLSILLSTFFILFFFQPFGDITHGYTFNGFLRILSYAIVASASVFSLEYYFGMYYRTKWSISQTRYGALIWYFIILLFVTINIFLCRTIWIGWTGVSWTDLGIVIYRVGIISIIPFSLIAFILLLQKTKKEDFEIHFTSQGTNPEHLRLNVNNLLYLTSEENYAGIYIWNGNQFQKKLLRGSLTFFEDQLEPPVVRVHRSYLVNLQQIIEVKMNSSGGSLILSGSDYSIPISRKYLTSFQNHWSRRN